One Calliopsis andreniformis isolate RMS-2024a chromosome 9, iyCalAndr_principal, whole genome shotgun sequence genomic window carries:
- the LOC143183248 gene encoding facilitated trehalose transporter Tret1-like, whose product MAEADHEDFKNLFKRRFPQYVAATAACMGGFSLGCGIGWSAPCVELLKSVYGYDIFSTNVVASAYPLGAAEGLFVLPFLIDRIGRKGTMLSLVPAFMLGWLCIIFALTTVPLVVTGRLLTGACGGMFCVIAPMYTAEICEKEIRGRLGVFFQLLLVIGILYAFCCGFTASVVWTSVLCSIGPLAFTAIMIFMPESPLYYMAKNQEEDARKSMRFFRGPDYDIEPEIAAFKAQIEESSQHVVTFRSFLEKPALKALALAFGLMFAQQFSGINAIVFYAETIFMETGVDINPLVQMVIFGLVQVISCTAAAALIDQLGRRVLMIMSLIGMCVCLVALGSFFYLKEHNSEMTAALNWLPLTSSCLYILAFCFGVGPIPWAYLGEIFAPHLKGKASSGAALFNWLLAFVVTVSFSSLIDAIGTGSLMFFFAIICALSTVFVVFCMVETKGKTFAEIQKEFGASD is encoded by the exons ATGGCGGAGGCAGACCATGAGGACTTTAAAAATCTCTTCAAGAGGAGGTTTCCGCAGTACGTCGCTGCAACAGCAG CGTGCATGGGAGGCTTCTCGTTGGGATGTGGCATCGGTTGGAGCGCGCCCTGCGTCGAATTGCTGAAGAGTGTTTATGGCTATGACATTTTCTCGACGAACGTGGTGGCATCGGCGTATCCATTGGGCGCGGCCGAAGGCTTGTTTGTCTTGCCCTTCCTGATCGACAGGATCGGCAGAAAAGGGACGATGCTGTCGCTGGTTCCTGCATTCATGCTTGGCTGGTTGTGCATTATTTTCGCCCTCACCACGGTGCCTCTGGTGGTCACTGGGAGATTGCTCACTGGCGCCTGCGGTGGCATGTTCTGCGTCATAGCGCCCATGTACACTGCAGAAATCTGCGAAAAGGAAATCAGAG GTCGTCTGGGAGTCTTCTTCCAATTGTTGCTTGTAATCGGGATTCTGTACGCATTTTGCTGTGGTTTCACGGCGAGTGTTGTTTGGACCTCTGTTCTCTGCAGCATCGGGCCTCTCGCCTTCACAGCTATAATGATATTCATGCCAGAGAGTCCTCTGTATTACATGGCTAAGAACCAAGAGGAGGATGCGAGGAAGAGCATGCGTTTCTTCCGTGGGCCTGATTACGACATTGAACCAGAGATAGCCGCGTTTAAA GCACAAATAGAAGAGAGCAGCCAGCATGTAGTCACGTTTCGATCATTCCTGGAGAAACCAGCATTGAAGGCGTTAGCACTTGCATTCGGATTGATGTTCGCGCAGCAGTTCAGTGGAATCAACGCTATCGTCTTTTACGCCGAGACGATCTTCATGGAGACTGGTGTCGATATAAATCCTTTGGTACAGATGGTAATCTTCGGGTTGGTCCAAGTGATTTCCTGTACTGCTGCAGCCGCGTTGATAGATCAG TTAGGTCGGAGGGTCCTTATGATAATGTCCCTGATCGGGATGTGCGTGTGTCTGGTAGCCCTAGGAAGCTTCTTTTATTTGAAAGAACACAATTCGGAGATGACCGCTGCGCTAAATTGGCTACCACTCACTTCTTCCTGTTTATATATCCTTGCCTTCTGCTTTGGCGTTG GTCCCATTCCCTGGGCCTACCTGGGCGAGATCTTTGCACCGCATCTGAAGGGAAAGGCATCCTCCGGTGCAGCTTTGTTCAATTGGTTGTTGGCATTCGTCGTAACGGTGTCCTTCTCGAGCCTAATCGATGCAATAGGAACTGGTTCTCTGATGTTCTTCTTTGCAATAATTTGTGCTTTGAGCACGGTCTTCGTGGTATTCTGCATGGTCGAGACCAAGGGAAAGACCTTCGCCGAAATTCAGAAGGAATTTGGGGCGTCGGACTAA